The sequence below is a genomic window from Raphanus sativus cultivar WK10039 unplaced genomic scaffold, ASM80110v3 Scaffold1088, whole genome shotgun sequence.
tatgttttttagtatataccatacaaaccaaatgtgattttataaaaaccatgagatttggatatggtttgatttataaccgattaaactgaacAAAGCTGATTAAAagtagaaacatgtaaatatgtctATATTTATAACAacgcatgaatatctatttgttatataagttgaattataattataatttgtaaatcacttgaactataattaagtaacaactcactgaggcttcttattttcaatgtgttatgttttgattttttctctttatattaacattgaataaatttaaataaagattataaatttgataaacaACAATTAATTGAATTCTTTACagcttttttatctttaaataaacagaattgtgttcaatcgaagacatatgaatttgatgaacactaaatatggaagaatagaagAAAAAGAATTATTTCGTACTcctgtttaattttttattcttatttccaaaatttagagcttttatattaattctaaatttgattattttattagataataGAAGCgtctttttgttttctatttttttatttaaatatataatattttttaataaatgactttttgacaacatgactctaaaatttgtataatatataatatgatctcaaactaaataattatgtttttaggcataaaccgaataaaccaaaAACGATGGTATATAAATCGAACCaaacgaagtaaatatggatttagcatattagttatattttactaaccgaaatacagaaaaccgaaaaatcaaaccgaaccaaaactaAATCGATATCCGGTATGAACACCCGTAATCCAAATAAAAGCGAACTATCGTTTCATTctctaaaacataataaaaataatttcactCCGCGTAAGGCGCAGATCTTATCCTAGTATAGAACTAATAGACTAACAAATCCTTGATCAAAAGATACAAAACCAAAGTATTAAAACTATCAcaaagaaatattataaatcagTTTTGGGATGGACATTtcaatttttcggttttgatttAGTACTAGAAAAACTATAACCGACGTCAAACCGAgatatttttggtttgattcagTTTAGTTTCACCACTAAAACAGCCTTTTCAACcggaaaaaaaatcttgttcATTTCAATATAAATTCGGTTTATGTTGCAAAACCAACATTAAACCATAGCCctctcaaaaatataaattcagaTACAACCAATCCAGAAACCAAAACCTCCCTCCAAAAACAGTTTACagaaattaacaaaaacaataaaatcttAACCTGAGCAACAACCAGAGGACTTAACAGCAGTAACATCATCCTTGTTTCCAATATCAATGGTCTGTCCTTTAGGCAAAGATGTTGGATCTCCAGTGCCATCAAGAGCTTTACGGCTCATAACACGATAGATCTGAGTCAAGACATGAGTGAAAGCTTGCTCAACATTTGTAGCATCAAGAGCAGAAGTTTCCATAAAGAACATATTCTCTCTTTCAGAGAAAGATCTAGCTTCTTCCGTGGGAACAGCACGTAGGTGACGAAGATCAGCTTTGTTTCCAACAAGCATGATCACCACGTTGGCATCGGTATGGTCACGAAGCTCCTTCAGCCATCGCTCAACGTTCTCGAACGTTACGTGTCTAGTTATGTCGTACACTAGAAGAGCACCTACTGCTCCCCTGTAGTATGCACTCGTGATTGCTCTATATCTGTGTAAGAACAAAACAGATACATAAATAGAGAGATACCAAATCAATCTACGATGTTATATTCATGTTACTGTAAcctgttttaatttttgttacaaaaatatttatagatctAGTTATAGGTATTATATTCATGTAACTACAtcgaaatttcatattttagaattaatatAAGATGTTGAACAACAAAAAGATTTTAAGActttaataaaacttataaaagttaagaaaaaaacaaaacaaaactaataaaTCAATTTCGTTATATGAGTAACCGAACTAATGTAATAAAACAAAGAGGTAATGAGGACTTTTATATACCTTTCTTGACCGGCGGTGTCCCAAAGCTGAGCTTTGATGGTTTTCTCGTCGACATGAACGCTTCTTGTGGCGAACTCGACACCGATGGTAGACTTTGA
It includes:
- the LOC108831574 gene encoding ras-related protein RABA1e — translated: MGAYKSDDDYDYLFKLVLIGDSGVGKSNLLSRFTRNEFSIESKSTIGVEFATRSVHVDEKTIKAQLWDTAGQERYRAITSAYYRGAVGALLVYDITRHVTFENVERWLKELRDHTDANVVIMLVGNKADLRHLRAVPTEEARSFSERENMFFMETSALDATNVEQAFTHVLTQIYRVMSRKALDGTGDPTSLPKGQTIDIGNKDDVTAVKSSGCCSG